In Cygnus olor isolate bCygOlo1 chromosome 12, bCygOlo1.pri.v2, whole genome shotgun sequence, one DNA window encodes the following:
- the LOC121076912 gene encoding purine nucleoside phosphorylase, with protein sequence MAYAEEDRNSYEVCKETADWLRARTAQCPKMAIICGSGLGDLAEVLDKKAVFPYEDIPHFPRSTVAGHAGRLVFGELSGQPCVCMQGRFHAYEGYSGSAITFPIRVFSLLGVEVLITTNAAGGLNHHFQVGDIMFIRDHISMFGLGGQNPLRGPNDERLGVRFPCMSDAYDPDLLGLAMESAQELGFQSFVHTGVYCMLAGPSYETVAESRVLQALGADAVGMSTVPEVIVARHCGLRVLGLSLITNRAATSYSSPEKTSHDAVLRVSVARAEALSRLVVRLAARLGESPRSPRPQPLTCV encoded by the exons ATGGCCTATGCAGAGGAGGACAG GAACAGCTATGAGGTGTGCAAGGAAACAGCAGATTGGTTACGAGCCCGCACTGCTCAGTGCCCGAAGATGGCGATCATCTGCGGGTCCGGGCTGGGCGATCTGGCTGAGGTGCTAGACAAGAAGGCAGTCTTTCCGTACGAGGACATCCCCCACTTCCCACGGAGCACAG TCGCAGGGCACGCGGGCAGGCTGGTGTTCGGGGAGCTGAGCGGGCAGCCGTGCGTGTGCATGCAGGGGCGCTTCCACGCCTACGAAGGGTACTCCGGCAGCGCG ATCACCTTTCCCATCAGGGTCTTCTCTCTCCTGGGGGTGGAGGTCTTGATTACCACAAATGCTGCCGGGGGACTGAACCACCACTTCCAGGTGGGGGACATCATGTTCATCAGAGACCACATCAGCATGTTTGGCTTGGGAGGGCAGAACCCGCTGCGTGGGCCAAACGATGAGAG gctTGGCGTGAGGTTTCCCTGCATGTCTGATGCTTACGACCCAGATCTGCTCGGCCTGGCGATGGAGAGCGCACAGGAGCTGGGCTTCCAGAGCTTCGTCCACACAGGGGTGTACTGCATGCTGGCCGGTCCCTCCTATGAAACCGTCGCTGAGAGCCGTGTGCTGCAGGCCCTGGGGGCAGATGCTGTGG GCATGAGCACCGTCCCAGAAGTCATCGTCGCCAGGCACTGTGGCCTCCGCGTCCTCGGGCTGTCCCTCATCACCAACAGGGCGGCGACAAGCTACAGCAGCCCAGAGAAAACCAGCCACGACGCCGTGCTGCGCGTCTCAGTGGCACGGGCTGAAGCCCTGAGCAGGCTGGTGGTGCGCCTCGCCGCCCGCCTCGGGGAgagcccccgctccccccgaCCACAGCCACTTACCTGCGTATAA